A single genomic interval of Litoreibacter ponti harbors:
- a CDS encoding ComEC/Rec2 family competence protein, with amino-acid sequence MSLRAALGRVSGALGRQQGHLFAWTPVCLGTGVGLYFALPVEPPLAALIAMALGLGITWTILRVLGVHRGTWASIVLWALTLIALGTSLASLRTSHVAAPVLSYRYYGPIEGRVVAIDRSASEKMRLTLDQVRLDRVPLERRPLRVRVSLHGPEVISDIRPGDTVMTTGHLGPPSGPVEPGGFDFQRHLWFKQLGALGYTRNPVLRSGSWVDAPWSFPIWLYAKRLDIADAIKSRMGGTEGPFAAAILTGHRADLDAEAVEVLRASNLAHLLAISGLHMGLITGAVFALVRLCLSLIPPVALRVEARKLAAVAAFAAAFVYLGVSGASIATQRAFIMVSVMLLALCLDRPALSLRAVAIAALIVLVFTPEALIGPGFQMSFAATVALVAVFAAVRDFGLFSGLPRWARGTASLVLSSFIAGLATAPIAAAHFNQIAQYGLLANVLSVPVMGLVVMPGALVAGLLSAVGLEWIGLEVMRLGLAWILGVAHFVAGLGGSTSAVVAPGPMVLPLVTLGGLMLCLWQGAGRVAGVVPVLLSFALWAQTERPAVLISETGRLLGVMQDGVRVLNKPKGDGFAARVWLENDGDPVDQVQAAARADLSPNQVDLEVGPLRLIMDARNPEKIDVSRLCRADAYLLLPRVETPLPDGCLGWTAGDLIKDGAIALHIEDRGVRVVTSRALQGQRMWVPRARGAPGRETQKRPRPTSGRGLKLSNVEN; translated from the coding sequence ATGAGCTTGCGAGCGGCGCTCGGACGCGTGTCAGGTGCGCTTGGCCGCCAACAGGGCCACCTGTTCGCATGGACCCCGGTTTGCCTTGGCACCGGCGTCGGACTTTACTTCGCGCTGCCCGTGGAGCCCCCGCTTGCAGCCCTGATCGCGATGGCTCTCGGACTGGGGATTACGTGGACCATCCTGCGGGTCCTCGGCGTGCATCGCGGCACCTGGGCCTCCATCGTTTTGTGGGCGCTGACCTTGATCGCGCTTGGCACGTCGCTCGCCAGCCTGCGCACGTCCCATGTGGCCGCGCCCGTTCTCAGCTACCGCTACTACGGCCCGATCGAAGGACGGGTCGTCGCGATCGACCGCTCCGCGTCAGAGAAGATGCGCCTGACGCTTGATCAGGTCCGCCTTGACCGGGTGCCGCTTGAGCGTCGGCCGCTTCGCGTGCGGGTGTCGCTCCATGGGCCGGAGGTGATCTCGGACATCCGGCCGGGCGACACGGTGATGACCACGGGCCATCTTGGACCGCCCTCTGGCCCGGTGGAGCCGGGCGGGTTCGATTTTCAGCGACACCTTTGGTTCAAGCAACTTGGCGCCCTGGGCTATACCCGCAATCCGGTGCTGCGCAGCGGATCGTGGGTCGATGCGCCTTGGAGCTTTCCGATCTGGCTTTATGCGAAACGGCTCGACATCGCGGACGCCATCAAGTCGCGCATGGGCGGCACCGAGGGGCCGTTCGCCGCGGCCATTCTGACGGGCCATCGCGCGGATCTGGATGCGGAAGCGGTGGAGGTGCTGCGGGCGTCAAACCTCGCACATCTGCTGGCCATCTCCGGGCTGCACATGGGGTTGATCACCGGCGCGGTTTTCGCGCTGGTCCGCCTGTGTCTGAGCCTGATCCCGCCCGTGGCCCTGCGGGTCGAGGCGCGCAAGCTCGCGGCGGTGGCGGCTTTTGCGGCGGCCTTTGTGTATCTCGGCGTATCGGGTGCCAGTATCGCGACGCAACGGGCCTTCATCATGGTGTCCGTGATGCTGCTGGCCCTTTGTCTGGACCGGCCAGCCTTGTCGCTGCGCGCGGTCGCCATCGCCGCGCTGATCGTGCTGGTCTTCACGCCCGAGGCCCTGATCGGTCCGGGCTTCCAGATGTCCTTTGCCGCGACGGTGGCCCTTGTCGCCGTGTTCGCAGCGGTGCGCGATTTCGGCCTGTTCAGCGGGTTGCCGCGATGGGCGCGCGGGACGGCGTCGCTGGTGTTGTCGTCATTCATCGCCGGGCTGGCCACCGCACCGATCGCGGCGGCGCATTTCAATCAGATCGCGCAATATGGGTTGCTTGCCAATGTCCTGTCCGTGCCTGTCATGGGGCTGGTGGTGATGCCAGGCGCGCTGGTCGCGGGGCTCTTGAGCGCTGTCGGGCTGGAATGGATCGGCCTTGAGGTCATGCGGCTTGGCCTTGCCTGGATCCTGGGCGTTGCGCATTTCGTCGCGGGCCTGGGCGGCAGCACGAGCGCCGTGGTTGCGCCGGGCCCGATGGTCCTTCCGCTGGTCACACTTGGCGGCTTGATGCTGTGTTTATGGCAGGGGGCTGGTCGCGTTGCGGGGGTGGTTCCGGTGCTTTTGTCCTTCGCGCTTTGGGCGCAGACCGAGCGCCCTGCGGTTCTGATCTCGGAGACGGGGCGGCTGTTGGGTGTGATGCAGGACGGCGTGCGCGTGTTGAATAAGCCAAAAGGGGATGGCTTTGCCGCTCGGGTGTGGCTCGAAAATGACGGCGATCCGGTGGACCAAGTGCAGGCCGCGGCCCGCGCAGATCTGTCGCCCAATCAGGTCGATCTCGAGGTCGGCCCGCTTCGCCTGATCATGGACGCGCGCAATCCCGAAAAAATTGATGTCTCGCGCCTGTGCCGGGCCGATGCGTATCTGCTGTTGCCGCGCGTCGAGACGCCTTTGCCCGACGGGTGTCTCGGCTGGACCGCAGGGGACTTGATCAAGGATGGCGCCATTGCGCTGCACATCGAAGACCGGGGTGTGCGCGTGGTGACGAGCCGCGCCTTGCAGGGGCAGCGGATGTGGGTGCCTCGCGCGCGGGGCGCGCCCGGGCGCGAGACACAAAAAAGGCCGCGCCCCACATCAGGGCGCGGCCTCAAACTATCAAATGTCGAAAATTAG
- the lexA gene encoding transcriptional repressor LexA, translated as MLTKKQLDLLKFIHARVQRDGVPPSFDEMKDALDLRSKSGIHRLITALEERGFIQRLAHKARALEIIKLPDAMENSGFQPRVIEGDKPEPNKNAMPLDTVDATELPVMGRIAAGTPIEAISQVSHHVAVPGSMLSGQSHHYALEVKGDSMIEAGINDGDVVVIREQVTADNGDIVVALVEGQEATLKRFRRHGSSIALEPANAAYETRVLPDNMVKVQGRLVGLIRSY; from the coding sequence ATGCTGACGAAGAAACAGCTGGACCTGCTGAAATTCATTCATGCGCGCGTGCAGCGCGACGGCGTACCGCCTTCGTTTGACGAGATGAAGGATGCGCTGGATCTACGGTCGAAATCCGGCATCCATCGCCTGATCACCGCGCTGGAAGAGCGCGGCTTTATTCAGCGCCTCGCCCACAAGGCCCGCGCGCTTGAAATCATCAAACTGCCCGATGCGATGGAAAACAGCGGCTTCCAGCCGCGCGTGATCGAAGGCGACAAGCCGGAACCGAACAAAAACGCGATGCCTTTGGATACGGTCGACGCGACGGAGCTGCCCGTGATGGGCCGTATTGCGGCAGGCACACCGATTGAGGCGATCAGCCAGGTGTCGCATCATGTTGCGGTGCCGGGCTCGATGCTGTCGGGGCAATCGCACCACTATGCGCTTGAAGTCAAAGGCGATTCGATGATCGAGGCCGGGATCAACGATGGCGACGTGGTCGTCATCCGTGAACAGGTGACCGCAGACAATGGCGACATCGTCGTCGCGCTCGTCGAGGGTCAGGAAGCCACGCTGAAACGCTTCCGCCGCCATGGCTCGTCCATCGCATTGGAGCCCGCGAACGCCGCTTACGAGACCCGGGTTCTGCCCGACAACATGGTCAAGGTCCAGGGGCGCTTGGTGGGTTTGATCCGCTCTTACTAA
- the glp gene encoding gephyrin-like molybdotransferase Glp, whose amino-acid sequence MISVAEALEAVLALGAPLDIEEVDLAEADGRILAQDVQANRDQPPFAASAMDGYAVPSTDIKPGDTFKVIGEAAAGHRFDRSVSAGEAVRIFTGAPLPDGAHRVVIQEDTTREGDVITLTDPLDSGHHIRPAGGDFKRGDKMESPRLLSPADIALLASMNIARVPVRRRPVVAIIATGDELVSVGETPRDDQIIASNSLGLAAMFRRAGAETRVLPIAKDTVSSLEMALTLSEGADLLVTIGGASVGDYDIVAEVASGVGLEREFYKVAMRPGKPLMAGRIGDRAMVGLPGNPVSSMVCGEIFILPLLSKFLGMPSGPRARIEMPLQGALSKNGPREHYMRGVITNGAVSVARRQDSSLLTVLAQANALVVRPPHAPACDSGDVVEVIPL is encoded by the coding sequence ATGATCTCTGTCGCCGAGGCGCTGGAGGCCGTTCTCGCCCTCGGCGCACCTTTGGACATCGAAGAGGTCGACCTTGCCGAGGCGGACGGTCGCATTCTGGCGCAAGATGTGCAGGCCAACCGGGACCAGCCGCCCTTTGCGGCCTCCGCGATGGACGGCTACGCGGTGCCCTCGACTGACATCAAACCCGGCGACACGTTCAAGGTCATTGGCGAGGCCGCGGCGGGACATCGGTTTGACCGCTCTGTCTCGGCGGGCGAGGCCGTGCGGATTTTCACCGGTGCCCCACTGCCCGACGGCGCACACCGCGTTGTCATTCAAGAGGATACCACACGCGAGGGGGACGTGATCACCCTCACCGACCCGCTCGATAGCGGCCACCATATCCGCCCGGCAGGTGGCGATTTCAAACGCGGCGACAAGATGGAATCGCCGCGCCTGTTGAGCCCGGCGGATATCGCGCTTCTTGCTTCCATGAACATTGCGCGCGTGCCTGTGCGCCGCCGACCGGTTGTCGCGATCATCGCGACGGGCGACGAGTTGGTGAGCGTCGGGGAGACCCCGCGCGACGACCAGATCATCGCGTCCAATTCCCTTGGCCTTGCTGCCATGTTTCGCCGCGCGGGGGCAGAGACACGCGTGCTGCCCATCGCGAAGGATACGGTCAGCTCGCTGGAGATGGCATTAACCTTGTCCGAGGGCGCAGATCTGCTTGTCACCATCGGCGGCGCCTCTGTCGGCGACTACGACATCGTCGCGGAAGTGGCTTCGGGCGTGGGGCTAGAGCGCGAGTTTTACAAGGTTGCAATGCGCCCCGGTAAACCCCTGATGGCGGGACGCATCGGGGATCGCGCCATGGTGGGTCTGCCGGGAAATCCCGTGTCTTCAATGGTCTGTGGCGAAATCTTCATTTTGCCCTTGCTGTCGAAATTCTTGGGTATGCCCAGCGGTCCACGCGCGCGGATTGAGATGCCGCTGCAGGGCGCGCTATCCAAGAACGGTCCTCGAGAGCACTACATGCGCGGTGTGATCACAAACGGGGCCGTGTCCGTCGCAAGGCGTCAGGACAGCTCCTTGTTAACCGTGTTGGCGCAAGCAAACGCACTCGTGGTCCGCCCGCCCCACGCCCCCGCCTGCGATAGTGGGGATGTGGTCGAGGTCATCCCACTCTAG
- the moaC gene encoding cyclic pyranopterin monophosphate synthase MoaC codes for MAKLTHFDEGGHAHMVDVSDKDVTSRIAVAEGCVKMQAETLALITEGRAKKGDVLGVARLAGIMGAKKCADLIPLCHPLPITKVSLDLEPDPSLPGIRLTATVKTTGQTGVEMEALTAVSTAALTIYDMVKAAEKTMEISDIRLVLKDGGKSGLFEAPRG; via the coding sequence ATGGCAAAGCTTACCCATTTTGACGAGGGCGGTCATGCCCATATGGTCGATGTGTCCGACAAAGACGTAACCTCCCGCATCGCCGTGGCCGAGGGCTGCGTGAAGATGCAGGCCGAGACGCTGGCGCTGATCACCGAAGGCCGCGCCAAGAAGGGTGACGTGCTCGGGGTTGCCCGTCTCGCGGGGATCATGGGGGCGAAGAAATGCGCGGACCTGATCCCGCTTTGCCACCCATTACCGATCACCAAGGTGTCGCTCGACCTGGAGCCTGATCCAAGCCTGCCGGGCATCCGTCTGACCGCCACGGTCAAGACGACCGGCCAGACCGGCGTCGAGATGGAAGCGCTCACGGCCGTCTCCACCGCCGCATTGACCATCTACGATATGGTCAAAGCCGCTGAGAAAACGATGGAAATCAGCGACATACGGCTTGTCCTGAAAGATGGCGGCAAGTCCGGCCTGTTCGAGGCCCCGCGCGGATGA